In Pseudomonas sp. HR96, the DNA window AGGCTGGAGTCAGCACCGGGCAGTCACTCGCAGCTTCAGTCGACAGCATCGACCTTGACCCGCAAAGTCATGTCGTTCCTGCCCTGCGTGGAATATTGACGGGTTTGACCGTTGCGATTGGCCTGGCTTTGCTCGTTGACGCCCGCCAGGGTTATCCACTCGCCGAGCTTGCCGCTGACATTTGTGTCGGTGCTTTGAACGTCCACTACATCCTGACGATTCGCGTTGACTCGGTCATTATTGGTGCTGATGCTCAGGTGGACGATCTCACCGGTAACGCTGGCGGTGACATAGAAGCCCTGGGTGACGTTGCGGTACTGCGTGGAATTCTGCTGGTAGCCGTAACTGTCGGTCTGGCTGGTGGTCAGCGGTATGCTCTGCCCGACCTGGATCAGCGCCGGCGAGCCTTCGGTGGCCTGCACCTGCTGGACACCGCCGCTGCGGTTGGCGGTGCCGTACTGGATGATCCGCGTCTGGCCATTGCTGCCATTGACGCTGTAGCCAGCGCCGTTCTGGTCGTTGGAGTCGCTGGTGTCGACACTGATCAGCAGGCGCCGCGCGGGCTTGTCGAGCTGGCCGAGCAGGGTGGTCAGGTCGCTGATGCGCGCCGGGTCGGCATTGACGATCAGCTGGTTGCCGTAGGCGCTGACGTTGCCGTCGTGGCCGATGAAGTTGCGCGCGATCGGCAGCATGTCGTCGGCGGTGCGGTAGTTCAGGGGGATGACCTGGGTTGCGGCGAGCGCCGGCAGGCAGAGGGCCAACAACCAGATGGCGAGCAAGGGGCGCAGCATGTCCGTTATCTCCACAGGGGGTGTGGGGACAGTATGGCAGGACCGCTCCTTCAAGCCAGCGGCATCAAGCCAGCACGGCCACCGACTTGATCTGTGCCCACAGCACCTTGCCCGGTTTCAATTCCAGGGTGTCCGAGGAGTAACGCGTGATGCGCGCCAGCAGCGGCGTGCCGGCGGCGTCCAGGCCGACCATGACATGTGCGGCGTTATCGGTTGGCGTCAGCGCCGTGATGGTCACCGGCAGGCGGTTGAGGATGCTGCTGGCAGCATCGCCGGTCAGGCTCAGGCTGATGTCGCGGGCGCGCACCTTGAAGCGCAGGCGGGCGGCCATCGGCAGGGCCGCATGGGCGACCTTGACCTGCAGGCTGCTGTTGGGCAGCTTGAGGCTGAGCAGTTGGTATTGGCTGTCGTAGCTGCACACCCGGCCTTCGACCACCACGCCGGCGTCATCATGCAAGGCGATCGGCAGGTCGAGGCGCGCGAAGGTCTCGCCTACCGGGCCGCAGGCCAGCAGTTTGCCGCCCTCGATCAGCGCCAGGTGATCGGCCAGCCGCGCTACCTCGTCATGGGAATGACTGACGTAGACGACAGGGATATCCAGTTCGTCGTGCAGCCGCTCAAGGTATGGCAGGATTTCGGCCTTGCGCTGGCTGTCTAGGGCGGCCAGCGGTTCGTCCATCAGCAGCAGGCGGGGGCTGGTCAGCAGGGCGCGGGCGATGCCGACCCGCTGACGCTCGCCACCCGACAGGTGCAGCGGCTGACGGTCGAGCAGGGCGCTGATGCCCAGTAGTTCGCAGGCGCTTTGCAGCTGTACGCGGCGCTCGGCGGTACTGATGCGCTGCCAGCCATATTCCAGATTCTTTCGCACCGAGAGGTGGGCGAACAGGCTGGCTTCCTGAAACACATAGCCGATAGGGCGCTTGTGCGGCGGCACGAACACCCCAGCCTGGGAGTCCTGCCAGACCTCGCCGTTGATTTGCACGTAGGCCTGGGGCGCCTTGACCAGCCCGGCCAGGCAGCGCAACACGGTGGTCTTGCCCGAACCCGACGGGCCGAACAGGGCGCTGACGCCGCGTCCGGGCAGGCGCAGGTCCAGGTCCAGGGAAAAACCCGGGTACTTGAGTTGCAGGCGGGCCTTGATGGCGTCTGGCACGGGTCAACTCCAGGCTGAGCGACTGCTGCGGCTGGTGTGCAGCGCCAGCAGCACGACAAAGGAGAACACCAGCATGGCGCCAGCCAGCCAGTGGGCCTGCAGGTATTCCATGGCCTCGACATGGTCGTAGATCTGCACCGAAACCACGCGAGTCTTGTCGGGAATATTGCCGCCGATCATCAACACCACGCCGAACTCGCCTACCGTATGCGCGAAGCCAAGAATGGCGGCGGTGATGAAGCCTGGGCGGGCCAGCGGCACCACCACGCTGAAGAAGCAGTCCCACGGCGAGGCGCGCAGGGTGGCGGCCACTTCCAGCGGGCGGTCGCCGATGGTGCTGAAGGCATTCTGCAGCGGCTGCACCACGAACGGCATCGAGTAGATGACCGAGCCGACCACCAGGCCGAAGAAGCTGAAGGTGATCCGCCCCAGGCCCAATGCGTCAGTCAGATGGCCGATGGGCCCGTTGGGGCCGAGCAGCAACAATAGATAGAAGCCGATCACCGTAGGCGGCAGCACCAGCGGCAGCGCCACCACCGCGCCGATCGGCCCGCGCAGCCAGGAACGGCTGCGCGCCAGCCACCAGGCGATCGGCGTGCCGATCACCAGGAGGATGGCGGTGGTGAGCGTTGCCAGCTTGACGGTCAGCCAGATGGCCGACAGGTCGCTCGCCGTCAGCGGCATCAGATTTCGTAGCCGAACGACTTGATGATCGCCACGGCCTTCGGACCCTTGAGGTATTCCATCAGCGCCTTGGCGGCAGCGTTGTCCTTGCCCTTGGTGAGCACGACCGCATCCTGGCGGATGGCGTCATGCAGGTTGGCCGGCACGATCCAGGCCGAACCACTGGTCAGCTTGCCGTCCTTGTAGATCTGCGAGAGGGCGACGAAGCCCAGTTCGGCGTTGCCGCTGGAGACGAACTGATAGGCCTGGGTAATATTCTGGCCCTCGACGATCTTCGGTTTGACCGTGTCGCTCAGCTTGAGCTTGTCCAGTACCTGAGTGGCGGCCAGGCCGTAGGGCGCGGCCTTGGGGTTGGCGATGGATAGATGCTGGTATTGGTTCTTGGCCAGTACCGCGCCCTTGTCGTCGACATAACCTTCCTTGGCCGACCACAGCGCCAGGGTGCCGACCGCGTAGGTGAAACGCGAACCCTTGACGGTATCGCCCTCGTCTTCAAGCTTCTTCGGCGTGCTGTCGTCGGCCGCGAGGAACACTTCGAAAGGCGCCCCATTCTTGATCTGCGTATAGAACTGGCCGGTGGCGCCGAACGAGGCGACCAACTTGTGCCCGGTATCCTTCTCGAACTGGGTGGCGATGGCTTGCACGGGCGCGCTGAAATTGGCCGCCACGGCCACTTGCACTTCGTCCGCCCAGGCGGTGTTGAGGGCGAGGGCAGCGAACAGGGCGGCCAGCGGTGCTGTTATTTTCATTGGTTTGCTCCGAGGGGTTGTCGTTATATAAACTAATATATAGCGGATGGCCATGTGCTGAACAGCCCCTGGCGGACACTTTTGCTGAACTATCCGCAGCGCCCGGTGCTCTGGAATAAATAGCAAGACTATTGAAGCGATCATTCGACCGGAGTGGACCATGAAGCCCTACATAATCTGCCACATGATGTCGTCCATCGACGGCCACGCCTTGACCGATGGCTGGGACCGCGCCTTCAAGAAAAATGCCGGCGAACTCTACGAGAAACTTGCCGAACAGTTCAAGTTCGACGCCTGGCTGTGCGGGCGTGTGACCATGCAGGAAATTGCCCACGGTGAAGGCTATGCCAAGGGCCTGGCGCAAGGGCCGATACCGCGTGAGCATTATTTTGCCGAACGCAATGCCGACAAATACGCGATTTCCATCGATCCCCACGGCAAGGTCGAATGGAAGAGCAACCAGGCGCTGGATTCCCATGTGGTGCAAGTGCTTGCCGAAGGCGTCAGTGATGACTACCTGGCCTATCTGCAATCTATTCAGGTGTCCTATGTGTTCGGCGGCAAGAGCGAGATCGATCTGGGGCTGGTGGTCGAGCTGCTGGCCCGCGAGCTGGGCATCGAGCGGCTCTGCGTCGAGGGTGGGCCGCTGGTCAGTGGCTCGTTCGTCAATGCCGGCCTGGTGGATGAAGTCAGCGTGGTCATACTGCCGTTGGTCGACGGTCGCGGTGCCCACCCGGCCTCGTTCGAGGTGCCCGAGCAGGCCTGGCAGCAGCCGGCCTATCTGAGCCTGGTGTCGGCCGAAGTCCAGGACGGTGGCGCGGTGTGGTTGCGTTACAAAAAACCATGAGCAGGGTGCAGTCGAGTCGATACCACATAGGGATCTCCGGCTGGCGCTATGTGCCCTGGCGAGGTGATTTCTACCCCGCGGGCCTGGCGCAGAAGAACGAGCTGCCCTTTGCTGCGCGCGCCGTGAACAGTATCGAGATCAATGGGTCCTTCTATTCGCTGCAAACGCCGGAGCACTACGCGCAGTGGTATGCGGCGACACCCAAAGGCTTTGTCTTCAGCGTCAAGGGCGGTCGCTACATCACGCACATGCGGCGGTTGAAGGACATCGAAACACCGTTGGCCAACTTCTTCGCCTCCGGCCTGTTTCAACTCAAGGAGAAGCTGGGGCCGATACTCTGGCAGTTCCCGCCCAACTTCAAGTTCGACGCCGAGCGCTTCGAGCACTTCCTCAATCTGCTGCCGATAAACATGCAGCAAGCGCGCGGCCTGGCGGCGCAGTGCGAGGAGCGCCTGCGCAAGCCTGGGTATCTGGATATTCCCGCGCGCGGCAAACTGCGTCACGCGGTGGAAATACGCCATGAAAGTTTTGCCGTGCCCGAGTTTGCACAGCTGTTGCGTCGCTATAACGTGGCGCTGGTCAAGGCCGACACGGCCGGCAAGTGGCCCTATGCCGAGGACCTGACCGCAGACTTCGTGTATATCCGTTTGCACGGCGCCGAGGAGCTGTACAAGAGTGGCTACAGCGAAGCGGCCATCGAACGCTGGCGCGAGCGCATCCGGTGCTGGGCAGACGGTGGCCAGGTCGCCGATGCGCAGTTGCTCGACCCACGAAAGGGCCGGGCGGTCAAGCAGCGCCAGGTATTCTGCTACTTCGATAACGACGTCAAGGTGCATGCGCCCTACAACGCTCGCCGCCTGCTGGAGCTGCTTGGCGCTGCCGAGGGGTTGACCGTGACGCCGGGCGAGCTGGGGCCTTTCGCCGCGCCAACCCGCTGAACCCTTGCAGCCAGCGCCCCCCTTGGGGACAATGCCGGCCCTTTTTCAGGGCCGGGGCACTGCCTGCTGCATGTCTGACTCGCTTCCGGCCATCTTCGAACGACCGGCAAGGGAGAACCTCCGGATGATTGACCAGGCCAAAAGCCTCGATGCGGCTCACGTGGCGCCACAAGCGTCGAGCTCCCCTTGGAACCGTCACGACACCACCTGGATGCTCGGCCTGTTCGGCACGGCGATCGGTGCCGGTACCCTGTTCCTGCCGATCAATGCCGGCCTTGGTGGCTTCTGGCCGCTGCTGGTACTGGCCGTGCTGGCGTTTCCGATGACCTATTACGCCCACCGCGGACTGACTCGGTTCGTGCTGTCAGGCAGCGGCGGTGGCGATATCACCGATGTGGTCGAAGAGCACTTCGGGCGTCGAATTGGCGCGCTGATCACGCTGCTGTACTTCTTCGCGATCTTTCCCATCCTGCTCATCTACAGCGTGGCCCTGACCAACACCGTCGGCAGCTTCATCGAACACCAGTTGGGCTTGCAGGCGCCGCCGCGGGCCCTGCTGGCACTGGTGCTGATTCTCGGCCTGCTGGCCGTGGTGCGCTGTGGCGAGCGCTTCATCGTCAAGGCCATGAGCCTGATGGTTTATCCGTTCATCGTGGCCCTGCTCCTGCTGGCGCTGTTCCTGGTGCCGCACTGGACCGGTGGCATCCTCGTCACCGCCCATCAGGCCCCGCAACCCATGGCGTTCGTGCGCACGCTGTGGCTGGCGATCCCGGTCATGGTGTTCTCGTTCAATCACTCGCCGATCATCTCGGCGTTCGCCGTGGCGCAGAAACGCCGCTATGGCCAGCAGGCCGAGCGGCGTAGCGCTCGGATACTGCGCGGCGCACATGGTTTGATGGTGCTGATGGTGCTGTTCTTCGTGTTCAGTTGCGTGCTGACCCTGGCCCCGGAGCAACTGGCCGAGGCCAAGTCGCAGAACCTGTCGATCCTGTCTTACCTGGCCAACCATTTCAGCAACCCGACCATCGCCTTCGCCGCGCCGCTGATCGCCTTCGTGGCGATCGCCAAGTCGTTCCTCGGCCATTACATCGGCGCCAGCGAAGGCCTCAAGGGTTTGGTGCAGAAGAGCGGTCGACGGCCGAGCCCCAAGGCGCTGGACCGGGGAGTGGCCGCGTTCATGCTGGTCGTGTGCTGGCTGGTGGCGACTCTCAACCCGAGCATTCTGGGCATGATCGAGACCCTGGGTGGCCCGGTGATCGCCGCGCTGCTGTTCCTGATGCCCATGATTGCCGTGCGCCGGGTGCCGGCCATGGCTCGCTATGCAGGGCAGTGGTCCAATGTCTTCGTGCTGGTGATCGGTCTGATATCGATCTCGGCGCTGATCTGCTCGTTGCTGGCGTAGGCTGGCACCGCACCTCTCCCACTTTCGTTTGCGCCGCAACCTGAGGGTGGGGGGAGCCCCCCCGGAAGGCCGCCAGGCCGTTTTGACTTTGATCCACTGCACACCAGCGGCGTAGAATGCCGCCTTTGAGCCGTTTGCCGGGAGTCGCATGCCGCAGATCTACCTCGCCGGTTTCGATGTATTTCGCCGCGACGCCATCGAACAGGGCGCCCGGCTCAAGCAGTTGTGCCAGCGCCATGGCCTGCAGGGCCTGTATCCCATGGACAATCAACTGCCTGCCGGCCTGGTCGGCCAGGCCGCAGCCCGGCGCATCTACCAGGACAACCTGCGCATGATCGCCGATTGCGATGCCGTGCTGGCCAACCTTGAGGTGTTCCGTGGCCTTGAGCCCGATTCCGGTACCGCTTTTGAAGTTGGCATGGCCGCTGCCCTGGGCAAACCGGTGTGGGGCTATTTCTCGCCGGTGGCCGACCTGCGCGCGTTGCACGGCGCCCACCGGCCGAGCGTCGACAGCCTGGGCTTTGTCATCGAGGATTTCGGCCTGCCGCGTAATCTCATGCTGGCCTGCAGCTGGGCAGGTTACAGTGCCACGGCGGAGGAGGGGGTGCAGGCGTTGGCAGGTTTACTCGCTGACCGACAAAGTTGAATGGCGTGGCTGCACAGTGAAGATTCTTTCATCCTCTTTGCCGGGTGAAACTCAACTGAAATACCTTACATGGCCCTCGGCAAAGTTGTAGCACGACTGTCATGCCCGAGCGCAACAGGAATAATTACACTGTTCAGCCGAGGGCCATTGGCCCTGCGACCTGAGCTACGTCGTGCCGCTGTGGTAATCGCCAAGGCTGCCGGTCAGCCAGAAGCAGGCGCGGCCCGGCCCGCGAAGGCGTAGAGTACAGGTGTCGAACAGCTGGCGGGGTTTACCGTCGGCTGTTTTCGGCCTTCAGCACGAGGCACATCGGATGGACGAGGTACGGCAACTGGGCGAGCTGCTGGCGCAACACGCCAGCAGCGAAGAGAGCAAGAAGCAGCAGTTCAGCCAGCAGTGCGAGCATTGGCGAGTGCACATCAATCGTCTGTTCGACCAGATCGAGCAATGGTTCGAGCCGCTGACTGGCTCTGGCCACCTGCTGATTACCCGGGAGGCCTGGCGGGCGCGCAACGCGTCCTACGTCGAGGGTGATTCCCCGTTCCATACCCAGAAAATGCTGATCAGCCTGGCCGCCCGTACCGTCGAGCTGGTGCCGGAGGTGATGGGCCCCAAGGGCAGTATCCAGGTCGCGGTGCAGGGTTTGACCTCTGACCGCCACGGCAGCATTTCGTTGGTGAGCACGCCACCGTCGAACGATTGGCTGTGGCGCAAGGAAAGAGGCGCCAAAGATCCCGAAGTCATTGTTTTGAGTGGTGATTTACTGGCATTGCAGCTCCAGGCTCTAATACCTAAAACTCGAGATTGACCTTCTATCGGCGAGAGAGTTCAGTGGTCATGGCAAAGTTGTGATCAAAGAGAAAAAAAGTCAAAATGATGGCTCATTGTTTGAGTATCTCTGCCGATTAATTGATACGATATGTGTCACATGGCACGGGCAGTATCGGATCCTGTTTGCAGGTTCCGGCCCCGTGCCTTTTTTGCGCTGTTCTCTCGCAGCATCTGTTCAAGGTGAAGCGCCAAAGAGGCGTGATTCTTATTTCTCGGAGAACTGCACCATGGAGAGAGATTTGTCCTCTGAGGGACTAGGTAAAGGCGGCGGTTGGCGCGGCCTTGTGGCGCAGTTGCGCCAAGCGACGTTGTTCCGGCACATCCTTACGGCGATTTCCGGCAGCGCCGGCGCGCAGTTGATCAACCTGGCACTGATCCCGGTGATCATGCGCATCTACGGCCCCGACGCCTTCGGCGTGGTGGGGGCGTTCCAGAGCTTGAGCATTATCCTCATCCCGGCTTGCGCCTTGACCTACCCGATCGCCATCGTGCTGCCCAAGTCGGACTCCGACTCCCGTGGCCTGATCAAGGTCTCGCTGGTCATGGCGGCGATCATCGCGGTGCTGACGGCGCTGGTGTTCTTCTTCTTCGGCGAACGCATTGCCGAGCGTCTGAACCTGCAATTGCTGACGCCTTACCTGATGCTGCTGCCAATGGTGATGTTCACCTCTGCGGCCCTGGAGATCACCCAGCAGTGGCTGTACCGCAACCACAAGTTCACCCTGACCGCTCGCGCCACCACGGCGCACGCGCTGTGCTACAACAGCCTGCGCACCATTGGTGGCTGGCTGCAGAACTCGGCGCCGATGCTGGTGATCACAAGCTCGCTGTATTACCTGATCAACACCCTGATGCTGTTGATCGGCATGCAGTACAAGCGCGTGCCGCACGTTCCAGACCCCGCCGAGCCGCCACCCAAGTCGTTCTGGACCCTGGCGCGTGAATACCGCGACTTCCCGCTGTATCGCGCCCCGCAGGTGTTGATCAACGCGCTGTCGGTGCACATGCCTACG includes these proteins:
- a CDS encoding DUF72 domain-containing protein — encoded protein: MQSSRYHIGISGWRYVPWRGDFYPAGLAQKNELPFAARAVNSIEINGSFYSLQTPEHYAQWYAATPKGFVFSVKGGRYITHMRRLKDIETPLANFFASGLFQLKEKLGPILWQFPPNFKFDAERFEHFLNLLPINMQQARGLAAQCEERLRKPGYLDIPARGKLRHAVEIRHESFAVPEFAQLLRRYNVALVKADTAGKWPYAEDLTADFVYIRLHGAEELYKSGYSEAAIERWRERIRCWADGGQVADAQLLDPRKGRAVKQRQVFCYFDNDVKVHAPYNARRLLELLGAAEGLTVTPGELGPFAAPTR
- a CDS encoding lipopolysaccharide biosynthesis protein — protein: MSSEGLGKGGGWRGLVAQLRQATLFRHILTAISGSAGAQLINLALIPVIMRIYGPDAFGVVGAFQSLSIILIPACALTYPIAIVLPKSDSDSRGLIKVSLVMAAIIAVLTALVFFFFGERIAERLNLQLLTPYLMLLPMVMFTSAALEITQQWLYRNHKFTLTARATTAHALCYNSLRTIGGWLQNSAPMLVITSSLYYLINTLMLLIGMQYKRVPHVPDPAEPPPKSFWTLAREYRDFPLYRAPQVLINALSVHMPTLVLASAFGAVPAGYFALCLQVLSMPSNFIGKAVSSVFYPRIARAIHAQESVTGLLLKGVAALGGLGLIPFATLAIAGPWLFHLAFGEHWTNAGEYARWLAIAELTGFMNLPCLAAAPALSLQKTFLIFEVFSTSLRVGGVLLGAFVFKDAMAVVKAFALTNITVNLLAILIVLIASKRWYGRQMPGPVTNPVLN
- the modB gene encoding molybdate ABC transporter permease subunit — protein: MPLTASDLSAIWLTVKLATLTTAILLVIGTPIAWWLARSRSWLRGPIGAVVALPLVLPPTVIGFYLLLLLGPNGPIGHLTDALGLGRITFSFFGLVVGSVIYSMPFVVQPLQNAFSTIGDRPLEVAATLRASPWDCFFSVVVPLARPGFITAAILGFAHTVGEFGVVLMIGGNIPDKTRVVSVQIYDHVEAMEYLQAHWLAGAMLVFSFVVLLALHTSRSSRSAWS
- a CDS encoding dihydrofolate reductase family protein, with the translated sequence MKPYIICHMMSSIDGHALTDGWDRAFKKNAGELYEKLAEQFKFDAWLCGRVTMQEIAHGEGYAKGLAQGPIPREHYFAERNADKYAISIDPHGKVEWKSNQALDSHVVQVLAEGVSDDYLAYLQSIQVSYVFGGKSEIDLGLVVELLARELGIERLCVEGGPLVSGSFVNAGLVDEVSVVILPLVDGRGAHPASFEVPEQAWQQPAYLSLVSAEVQDGGAVWLRYKKP
- a CDS encoding secretin N-terminal domain-containing protein, with protein sequence MLRPLLAIWLLALCLPALAATQVIPLNYRTADDMLPIARNFIGHDGNVSAYGNQLIVNADPARISDLTTLLGQLDKPARRLLISVDTSDSNDQNGAGYSVNGSNGQTRIIQYGTANRSGGVQQVQATEGSPALIQVGQSIPLTTSQTDSYGYQQNSTQYRNVTQGFYVTASVTGEIVHLSISTNNDRVNANRQDVVDVQSTDTNVSGKLGEWITLAGVNEQSQANRNGQTRQYSTQGRNDMTLRVKVDAVD
- the modC gene encoding molybdenum ABC transporter ATP-binding protein, translated to MPDAIKARLQLKYPGFSLDLDLRLPGRGVSALFGPSGSGKTTVLRCLAGLVKAPQAYVQINGEVWQDSQAGVFVPPHKRPIGYVFQEASLFAHLSVRKNLEYGWQRISTAERRVQLQSACELLGISALLDRQPLHLSGGERQRVGIARALLTSPRLLLMDEPLAALDSQRKAEILPYLERLHDELDIPVVYVSHSHDEVARLADHLALIEGGKLLACGPVGETFARLDLPIALHDDAGVVVEGRVCSYDSQYQLLSLKLPNSSLQVKVAHAALPMAARLRFKVRARDISLSLTGDAASSILNRLPVTITALTPTDNAAHVMVGLDAAGTPLLARITRYSSDTLELKPGKVLWAQIKSVAVLA
- the modA gene encoding molybdate ABC transporter substrate-binding protein, encoding MKITAPLAALFAALALNTAWADEVQVAVAANFSAPVQAIATQFEKDTGHKLVASFGATGQFYTQIKNGAPFEVFLAADDSTPKKLEDEGDTVKGSRFTYAVGTLALWSAKEGYVDDKGAVLAKNQYQHLSIANPKAAPYGLAATQVLDKLKLSDTVKPKIVEGQNITQAYQFVSSGNAELGFVALSQIYKDGKLTSGSAWIVPANLHDAIRQDAVVLTKGKDNAAAKALMEYLKGPKAVAIIKSFGYEI
- a CDS encoding serine/threonine transporter produces the protein MIDQAKSLDAAHVAPQASSSPWNRHDTTWMLGLFGTAIGAGTLFLPINAGLGGFWPLLVLAVLAFPMTYYAHRGLTRFVLSGSGGGDITDVVEEHFGRRIGALITLLYFFAIFPILLIYSVALTNTVGSFIEHQLGLQAPPRALLALVLILGLLAVVRCGERFIVKAMSLMVYPFIVALLLLALFLVPHWTGGILVTAHQAPQPMAFVRTLWLAIPVMVFSFNHSPIISAFAVAQKRRYGQQAERRSARILRGAHGLMVLMVLFFVFSCVLTLAPEQLAEAKSQNLSILSYLANHFSNPTIAFAAPLIAFVAIAKSFLGHYIGASEGLKGLVQKSGRRPSPKALDRGVAAFMLVVCWLVATLNPSILGMIETLGGPVIAALLFLMPMIAVRRVPAMARYAGQWSNVFVLVIGLISISALICSLLA
- a CDS encoding nucleoside 2-deoxyribosyltransferase, translating into MPQIYLAGFDVFRRDAIEQGARLKQLCQRHGLQGLYPMDNQLPAGLVGQAAARRIYQDNLRMIADCDAVLANLEVFRGLEPDSGTAFEVGMAAALGKPVWGYFSPVADLRALHGAHRPSVDSLGFVIEDFGLPRNLMLACSWAGYSATAEEGVQALAGLLADRQS